In Ciconia boyciana chromosome 12, ASM3463844v1, whole genome shotgun sequence, a genomic segment contains:
- the ZDHHC15 gene encoding palmitoyltransferase ZDHHC15 — MALSRGLRCCQRAFAWLPVLIIALVVLWSYYAYVCELCLVTLSNPVEKVAYLIIFHILFVLFVWTYWKSIFTLPVQPGKKYHMSYADKERYENEERPEVQRQILAEIARKLPVYTRTGNGGVRFCDRCQLIKPDRCHHCSVCAICVLKMDHHCPWVNNCIGFSNYKFFLLFLAYALLYCLYIAATVFKYFIKYWTGELTNGRSKFHVLFLLFVAVMFFVSLMFLFGYHCWLVSRNRSTLEAFSAPVFQNGPDKNGFNLGFVKNLQQVFGEEKKLWLLPIASSQGDGHFFPMRALCEAQNPLLANEEQWEDDGIDEEPHDSGEASSLAIERET, encoded by the exons ATGGCTCTGTCGCGGGGGCTGCGGTGCTGCCAGCGGGCGTTCGCCTGGCTGCCCGTCCTCATCATCGCCCTCGTCGTCCTCTGGTCCTACTACGCCTACGTCTGCGAGCTGTGCCTGG tgactCTGAGCAACCCGGTGGAAAAAG tggCCTATCTTATAATATTCCATATTCTCTTTGTGCTCTTTGTGTGGACATACTGGAAGTCTATTTTTACTCTCCCGGTGCAGCCAGGCAAAAAG TACCATATGTCCTATGCTGACAAAGAACGCTACGAAAATGAAGAAAGGCCGGAAGTGCAGAGGCAAATTCTCGCCGAAATTGCAAGGAAGTTGCCGGTGTACACCAGAACGGGGAATGGAG GTGTTCGATTCTGTGATCGATGCCAGCTGATAAAACCTGACCGTTGTCACCATTGTTCCGTTTGTGCTAT ATGTGTGCTAAAAATGGATCATCACTGTCCATG GGTGAATAACTGCATTGGATTTTCTAACTACAAATTCTTTCTACTGTTCTTAGCCTATGCTTTGCTGTATTGCTTGTATATTGCTGCAACAGTCTTCAAGTATTTCATTAAGTATTGGACA ggtGAACTGACTAATGGACGTTCCAAATTTCatgtccttttccttctctttgtggCGGTCATGTTCTTCGTAAGCCTCATGTTTCTGTTTGGCTACCATTGTTGGCTCGTTAGTCGAAACAGATCTACTTTAG AGGCTTTCTCAGCTCCAGTGTTTCAAAATGGCCCAGATAAAAATGGATTCAATCTTGGCTTTGTAAAGAATCTTCAGCAAgtgtttggagaagaaaaaaagctctggTTACTACCTATTGCCTCTAG CCAGGGCGatggacatttttttccaatgagaGCTTTGTGTGAAGCTCAGAATCCTCTCCTAGCGAATGAAGAGCAGTGGGAAGATGATGGAATAGATGAAGAGCCTCATG